The proteins below come from a single Hirundo rustica isolate bHirRus1 chromosome 6, bHirRus1.pri.v3, whole genome shotgun sequence genomic window:
- the ADM gene encoding LOW QUALITY PROTEIN: pro-adrenomedullin (The sequence of the model RefSeq protein was modified relative to this genomic sequence to represent the inferred CDS: inserted 1 base in 1 codon) — MKLVHVALLYLGSVTFFEVDAAKVDVATEFKRKWTKWALSRAKRDMKPAGVLRGLGAAADVLPLIRTQDMKEDSRVSPPSNREDAHIRVKRYRQSINRFPHFQTKACRFGTCTVHWLVDELHRAAVNDRNDAAPPNKIXPQGYGRRRRSLPELLSPARSRRSGPRPRTRRAQPLRPVLGV, encoded by the exons ATGAAACTAGTTCACGTAGCCCTGCTCTATCTCGGCTCTGTGACCTTCTTCGAGGTGGATGCTGCAAAGGTGGACGTAGCGACAGAGTTCAAAAGAAA ATGGACGAAATGGGCACTAAGCCGAGCCAAGCGGGACATGAAGCCTGCAGGCGTGCTCCGAGGTCTGGGGGCAGCCGCCGACGTGCTGCCTCTCATACGCACCCAGGACATGAAGGAGGATTCCCGAGTCTCGCCTCCCAG CAACCGGGAGGATGCTCACATCCGCGTCAAGCGCTACCGCCAGAGCATTAACAGATTCCCCCACTTCCAAACAAAGGCGTGCCGCTTCGGGACGTGCACGGTGCATTGGCTGGTCGACGAGCTCCACAGGGCGGCCGTCAACGACAGGAACGATGCCGCCCCCCCGAACAAGA AGCCCCAGGGCTACGGCCGCCGGCGGCGTTCCCTGCCCGAGCTCCTCAGCCCAgcgcgctcccgccgctccgGGCCGCGCCCACGGACGCGCCGGGCGCAGCCCCTCCGCCCCGTCCTCGGAGTCTGA